CGTTGTCGTCGTTTTGCGACAGCGTAGAACTGCCTGGTGTCTTAGTTCGTTCTAACTGCCTCCAGAGGTCTGTCGGCTTCGAGCAGTTGAGGAGGACGCGTAGATCGCATATGTTGTCATTGAGCTTGTATCGAAGATCGCTGCCCGAATGTTTCGGATGCGGTCCGGGGACGGGATTGCTGGTCAGGACACGTCTGGACTTTCGTGCGTTAAACGTCAGCCAAAGATCATTATCTATTGGATCGTTATTATATTCAGGCTCGAGCTTTCGCTTGAGTACATCCCTCAAATCTCCGGATGAAGGTGCGTCATCATTTTCTTCGTCGGATGATAGAGCTTGTTGAGAGAGTATAACCTCTATGCGCATGCGGTTCGTCGGCTGTTCTTCGTCAGCGGAAGAGTAGTCGTTACCATCATCCTTTAGAGCCTTGTCCTCGTCCTATGGTCGTTTTTCGTTTTGTCGGCCTTTGCCTGGTTGCCTTGCGCTGGGCTCTTCTTTCCTTATTTTTGCTCCAACTTTTGCCATTTTTGGGCTTGGCTTTTAGAGGCTCGACTTTGAAGTCTCCGCTGGCGATAGACGAGAGATAGTGTGCGTAGAGTGATTTGCACTCTGTCGTGTCGTGTCCTTTGGCGTCGTGATATTTGCAATGCTTGGTGAGATCAACGGTTCTGGAAGGACCCGTTGTTAGGTCAGGTTGGGTTGTGCAGACAGCATCAGTTGGCTCGTCGGGCGAGTCGAGCTCTCTGACCCTCTTGTTCCATCGTTCTCCTCGGACCACCATGGTCGAGATTGGTACGTTGTTCTCGTCGATGATATACATAAAACCGTTCTTATGGTTGTTCTTGTTGCTAGAGGTATGTTGACGCGGTTCTGCCCGAGTGTCCGCAGTTTTGGTCGCTGGAGGTTTTGCTGCGTTCAGACTACTGATGATCGCCTTTGTATCCTCTTCAATTCGGATGAAGTTGTGAGAGCGAGCGATGGCATCTTGGAGCGAGGTGGTTAGGTTTTCGTACAGGTCCTCACGAAACTTGGAGCAGTCCCATAAGGTGTTCATCAGGGCGTCGATGGCGATGTCATCTGGGATCGCGATCCTTGAGACTACTGCTTTGAATTTTTCCATGTAGTCACGGAGGCTCTGATCTTGAGTTTGCGATAGGTTCCATAGACTAGAAGCAGTAGCGCTGCGCTTTGTAAACATAATGTATGTCTTGAGGAATGACACTGATAGATCGCGGAAGCTACTGATCGAGTTCTCTTCAAGTTGAGAGAACCAGGTTAGGGCCTGCTCGTGGAGGGTCTCGATGAACAGTTGACAATAGCCAGCGTCCCTTTCCTCGTCGGAGAGACGAGCCCGTGCCATTGCGATGTTGAAAGTTATCATGTGTTCGACGGGGTCTCCTCTGGGCTTGTACTCCGGAAGGTGCAACTTCTCTATTTTTCTGAGTTGTACGTCGGTTAGTGTACTGGGGAAAGGGGTTCGGGAGGTTGCAGCGAGCACGCTCTCGATTTGCGGAGCCGCACTAGTAGCTTGATGGATCTTAGAACTTATCTGCTGAAAGTTGAGTTTGTGTTCGGCGATATCGCGTATGGTCGTGAGATCTGGCCCGATCTGAGGAGCATCAGCGGGGAGAAATTCGTTAGGCTCCGACACATCTGAAGCGTGGTCGCCGCCCATCGCCGTAGGGTTTGTGTTGAAGAGACAACGACGGATCAGTTGAGGACGGCTTGTTGCCGTCAGGAGCTGTGAGTGCTGCGACCAGAGCAGCAAGCTGTTCGTTTGTCGTTTTTTGAACTTCGTCTTGTCGAGCGAATCGCGCCATGAGGGAGCTCATGAAATCTGCGGGGATTGGTGGCGCGGCTTCAGGCATAGGAGTCGGTTCTTCGCCTGAAGCGCCGAACGTGGCGTCGTCTTGAGCCATGTAGAGAGTCTAGAAACGTTGCTTTATTCCTGCCCCACGGTGGGCGCCAATTGTTTGTACGGGGTTCAGTCGACTAGATCCGAAGAACTCGAAGGTGGGATGAATAAAGACGTT
This genomic interval from Brassica oleracea var. oleracea cultivar TO1000 chromosome C2, BOL, whole genome shotgun sequence contains the following:
- the LOC106324045 gene encoding uncharacterized protein LOC106324045, whose amino-acid sequence is MGGDHASDVSEPNEFLPADAPQIGPDLTTIRDIAEHKLNFQQISSKIHQATSAAPQIESVLAATSRTPFPSTLTDVQLRKIEKLHLPEYKPRGDPVEHMITFNIAMARARLSDEERDAGYCQLFIETLHEQALTWFSQLEENSISSFRDLSVSFLKTYIMFTKRSATASSLWNLSQTQDQSLRDYMEKFKAVVSRIAIPDDIAIDALMNTLWDCSKFREDLYENLTTSLQDAIARSHNFIRIEEDTKAIISSLNAAKPPATKTADTRAEPRQHTSSNKNNHKNGFMYIIDENNVPISTMVVRGERWNKRVRELDSPDEPTDAVCTTQPDLTTGPSRTVDLTKHCKYHDAKGHDTTECKSLYAHYLSSIASGDFKVEPLKAKPKNGKSWSKNKERRAQRKATRQRPTKRKTTIGRGQGSKG